One Siniperca chuatsi isolate FFG_IHB_CAS linkage group LG3, ASM2008510v1, whole genome shotgun sequence genomic region harbors:
- the rbm20 gene encoding RNA-binding protein 20 isoform X2, which translates to MAILRPAPTAEARRDCSTCAHPKGILLSSTRISAVPVDSADKKDFPVGGQLPGGVQAGLQQQNQQLLLTPASLQLAQLQAQLTLHRLKLAQGGNTATAATVLNQVLSNVAMSQPLFNQLRTSTMVGNPQGAFPTGVLGFPSSNSALGALVGGGFNQNPGNVRLNHPGGGGTVGQQGAEYGKKSGSTYPFDTDRRLQYNVVGGTSAASATAGDGQYSVINTQAKNMNNVGFQRDFYGHDILGQQAGFSVNEQNMNVYNSTGHKEQWKGPANLSHTGKVDIVSNAANVWTAAGKPIWPRTELYNPEEPTPDPKFNPNSGVSSFGSSGTQGFGGYQPLHGSEETLSSGARTLQPYQVNDYHAVTPTQLPHQCSICDKKVYNLKDWDQHVKGKLHLQNRTLYTNESSAVVSAGAVHYAVGRPSDGGLNTGTTNSMVYSAASQDVSSGANTSYLPAIAMKTYPMSDTGFASHQPESKPFPPRKATAGRVVHICNLPEGSCTENDVINLGLPFGKVTNYILMRSTHQAFLEMAYVEAAQAMVQYYQLTPAMINNQKLLIRMSKRYKELQLKKPGKDVQSIIQDISSQREMNEMQELEHYVPERARSRSPISRSLSPHSHSPSFTSCSSAHSPQGAQCRGPERGSNGLGPRQGSWDWSSHLRRGEDERERDDPWRNGGSADDDRSNGRASDRRKAYQKPLDHISLRSGDERGGGGEGMRGNRDWHPRASPQGVSFNSYRNMEDDFYMKEQMYKSDKQPRPPYQRHDTKPKRRDGGDYHSRSRHSEFEMTEEPLRRTLEDKRQSSPDRGRSKKTSRRHTTAEKHERENATENTDRQSKEKSVSPQQSNKPKEATECGKGGDTVKEWESGADTDEECWYPKNMEELVTVDEVGGEDDSIIEPDLPELEKYASCPKESTEKEAVEEHALPPTSSSSEAQETSNEKSNQEKFCEDAGDQAETYVAEKPGNVLTATSPEDQKLSPVAPEPPITNLSDFPSEEFKAALEETCLEDKITKSRSSEAQMENQIYVSEDSETLEVGQVSETINNGVQRKKEIEAPSPSHEQDKAVSEHSISLGVEFIVPKTGFYCKLCGLFYTSEETAKTTHCRSTVHYRNLQKYLSQLAEESLSGALTEPSAAQ; encoded by the exons cATCAGTGCGGTGCCTGTCGACAGTGCCGATAAGAAGGACTTCCCGGTTGGGGGCCAGCTGCCAGGTGGTGTGCAGGCGGGGCTTCAACAGCAgaaccagcagctcctcctgaCCCCAGCCAGCCTCCAGCTCGCTCAGCTCCAGGCACAGCTTACCCTCCATCGCCTCAAACTGGCTCAGGGGGGCAATACAGCCACTGCTGCCACTGTTCTCAATCAGGTCCTTTCCAATGTCGCCATGTCCCAACCCCTGTTCAATCAGCTACGGACTTCGACTATGGTTGGGAACCCTCAGGGTGCCTTCCCCACGGGGGTGCTAGGTTTTCCCTCTTCAAATTCAGCCTTGGGGGCTTTGGTGGGTGGGGGATTCAACCAAAACCCAGGTAATGTGAGACTGAACCATCCTGGTGGAGGGGGAACAGTGGGCCAACAGGGTGCGGAGTATGGTAAAAAGTCAGGGTCAACTTACCCTTTTGATACTGACAGGCGTCTTCAGTACAACGTAGTTGGGGGGACATCTGCAGCATCAGCTACTGCCGGTGATGGACAGTACTCAGTGATTAACACTCAggcaaaaaacatgaacaatgtTGGTTTTCAGAGAGATTTCTATGGGCATGATATACTGGGGCAACAAGCTGGATTTAGTGTCAATGAGCAGAACATGAATGTTTATAACTCTACTGGGCATAAGGAGCAATGGAAAGGCCCCGCTAACTTGAGTCACACTGGAAAGGTGGATATAGTTTCTAATGCTGCCAATGTGTGGACTGCAGCTGGGAAGCCAATTTGGCCCAGAACGGAACTGTATAACCCAGAGGAGCCAACCCCTGACCCCAAGTTCAATCCCAATAGTGGGGTTTCCTCATTTGGTTCAAGTGGCACGCAGGGGTTTGGGGGCTACCAGCCCCTGCATGGAAGTGAGGAAACCCTATCTTCAGGTGCCAGGACACTTCAGCCTTACCAAGTCAACGATTACCATGCCGTCACACCCACTCAACTGCCACACCAGTGTAGCATCTGTGACAAGAAGGTCTACAACCTCAAG GACTGGGACCAGCACGTGAAGGGAAAACTACACCTGCAGAACCGAACATTGTATACAAACGAAAG CTCCGCAGTGGTATCAGCTGGAGCTGTTCACTACGCTGTCGGCAGGCCTTCTGATGGAGGTCTGAACACCGGTACGACGAACTCCATGGTCTACTCTGCTGCAAGTCAAG ATGTATCCTCAGGAGCCAATACATCATACTTGCCAGCTATAGCCATGAAGACTTATCCCATGTCAGACACAGGATTTGCCTCACACCAGCCAGAGTCAAAG CCATTCCCACCCAGAAAGGCCACAGCAGGGCGAGTCGTTCACATCTGCAACCTCCCTGAAGGCAGCTGCACAGAGAATGATGTCATCAACCTGGGACTACCCTTTGGCAAAGTCACCAACTATATCCTCATGCGCTCTACCCATCAG GCATTTCTGGAGATGGCGTATGTTGAAGCAGCTCAGGCCATGGTTCAATACTACCAACTTACTCCAGCTATGATTAACAATCAGAAACTTCTTATACGAATGTCTAAGAGGTACAAGGAGCTGCAACTTAAG AAACCAGGTAAAGATGTTCAATCGATCATCCAGGATATCAGCTCTCAGCGGGAGATGAATGAGATGCAAGAACTTGAACA CTACGTGCCAGAGAGAGCACGCTCCCGCAGCCCCATCAGCCGCTCTCTGAGTCCTCATTCCCACAGCCCCAGTTTTACATCATGCAGCTCAGCCCACAGCCCCCAGGGGGCACAATGCAGGGGTCCGGAGAGAGGCAGCAATGGCCTGGGCCCCCGCCAGGGCTCTTGGGATTGGTCATCACACTTAAGAAGGGGTGAGGACGAAAGGGAGAGGGATGACCCATGGAGGAACGGGGGCAGCGCAGATGACGATCGGTCTAATGGACGGGCATCTGACCGTCGGAAGGCTTACCAGAAACCCCTGGATCATATCAGCTTGAGATCTGGAGAtgagcgaggaggaggaggagaagggatgAGGGGCAACAGAGACTGGCACCCACGAGCCAGCCCTCAAGGCGTGTCCTTTAACTCTTACAGGAACATGGAGGACGACTTCTACATGAAGGAACAAATGTACAAGTCTGACAAGCAACCCAGACCGCCATACCAAAGGCACGATACAAAGCCAAAGCGGAGGGATGGTGGTGACTACCACAGTAGATCGAGGCATTCTGAGTTTGAGATGACCGAGGAGCCACTTCGCAGAACACTAGAAGACAAGAGACAGAGTTCACCAGACAGGGGCAGGAGCAAAAAGACAAGCAGGAGGCACACCACTGCGGAAAaacatgagagagaaaatgCTACTGAAAACACT GATCGCCAgtcaaaagaaaaatctgtgtCACCTCAGCAAAGCAATAAGCCAAAAGAAGCTACTGAGTGTGGTAAAGGCGGAGACACT GTGAAGGAGTGGGAAAGTGGAGCTGACACTGATGAAGAGTGTTGGTATCCTAAGAACATGGAGGAACTGGTCACTGTAGATGAAGTGGGGGGAGAAGATGATTCCATTATTGAGCCAGACCTTCCTGAGCTGGAAAAGTATGCATCCTGCCCAAAAGAGTCTACAGAGAAAGAAGCAGTGGAGGAGCATGCATTACCacctacctcctcctcctcggagGCACAGGAGACATCTAATGAAAAGTCTAACCAGGAGAAGTTCTGTGAGGATGCTGGAGACCAGGCAGAAACATATGTAGCTGAGAAACCAGGGAATGTTTTAACTGCAACCAGTCCTGAAGACCAGAAACTCAGTCCAGTGGCTCCTGAGCCACCAATCACCAACCTTAGTGACTTCCCCAGTGAGGAGTTCAAGGCTGCACTAGAGGAGACATGTTTAGAggataaaataaccaaaagCAGGTCATCTGAAGCGCAAATGGAAAATCAAATTTATGTATCGGAGGACAGCGAAACCCTGGAAGTAGGACAGGTCTCGGAAACAATCAATAATGGGGTTCAACGCAAGAAAG AGATTGAGGCCCCCTCGCCATCTCATGAGCAAGACAAAGCTGTCAGTGAACACAGCATCTCTTTGG GAGTGGAGTTCATTGTGCCAAAGACCGGCTTCTACTGTAAACTCTGTGGACTGTTCTATACAAGTGAGGAGACTGCAAAGACCACTCACTGCCGCAGCACTGTACACTACAGGAACCTACAG AAATACCTGTCCCAGCTGGCAGAGGAGAGTCTATCGGGCGCACTTACTGAACCCTCAGCTGCACAGTGA
- the rbm20 gene encoding RNA-binding protein 20 isoform X5: MTQADGLSISAVPVDSADKKDFPVGGQLPGGVQAGLQQQNQQLLLTPASLQLAQLQAQLTLHRLKLAQGGNTATAATVLNQVLSNVAMSQPLFNQLRTSTMVGNPQGAFPTGVLGFPSSNSALGALVGGGFNQNPGNVRLNHPGGGGTVGQQGAEYGKKSGSTYPFDTDRRLQYNVVGGTSAASATAGDGQYSVINTQAKNMNNVGFQRDFYGHDILGQQAGFSVNEQNMNVYNSTGHKEQWKGPANLSHTGKVDIVSNAANVWTAAGKPIWPRTELYNPEEPTPDPKFNPNSGVSSFGSSGTQGFGGYQPLHGSEETLSSGARTLQPYQVNDYHAVTPTQLPHQCSICDKKVYNLKDWDQHVKGKLHLQNRTLYTNESSAVVSAGAVHYAVGRPSDGGLNTGTTNSMVYSAASQDVSSGANTSYLPAIAMKTYPMSDTGFASHQPESKPFPPRKATAGRVVHICNLPEGSCTENDVINLGLPFGKVTNYILMRSTHQAFLEMAYVEAAQAMVQYYQLTPAMINNQKLLIRMSKRYKELQLKKPGKDVQSIIQDISSQREMNEMQELEHYVPERARSRSPISRSLSPHSHSPSFTSCSSAHSPQGAQCRGPERGSNGLGPRQGSWDWSSHLRRGEDERERDDPWRNGGSADDDRSNGRASDRRKAYQKPLDHISLRSGDERGGGGEGMRGNRDWHPRASPQGVSFNSYRNMEDDFYMKEQMYKSDKQPRPPYQRHDTKPKRRDGGDYHSRSRHSEFEMTEEPLRRTLEDKRQSSPDRGRSKKTSRRHTTAEKHERENATENTDRQSKEKSVSPQQSNKPKEATECGKGGDTVKEWESGADTDEECWYPKNMEELVTVDEVGGEDDSIIEPDLPELEKYASCPKESTEKEAVEEHALPPTSSSSEAQETSNEKSNQEKFCEDAGDQAETYVAEKPGNVLTATSPEDQKLSPVAPEPPITNLSDFPSEEFKAALEETCLEDKITKSRSSEAQMENQIYVSEDSETLEVGQVSETINNGVQRKKEIEAPSPSHEQDKAVSEHSISLGVEFIVPKTGFYCKLCGLFYTSEETAKTTHCRSTVHYRNLQKYLSQLAEESLSGALTEPSAAQ, from the exons cATCAGTGCGGTGCCTGTCGACAGTGCCGATAAGAAGGACTTCCCGGTTGGGGGCCAGCTGCCAGGTGGTGTGCAGGCGGGGCTTCAACAGCAgaaccagcagctcctcctgaCCCCAGCCAGCCTCCAGCTCGCTCAGCTCCAGGCACAGCTTACCCTCCATCGCCTCAAACTGGCTCAGGGGGGCAATACAGCCACTGCTGCCACTGTTCTCAATCAGGTCCTTTCCAATGTCGCCATGTCCCAACCCCTGTTCAATCAGCTACGGACTTCGACTATGGTTGGGAACCCTCAGGGTGCCTTCCCCACGGGGGTGCTAGGTTTTCCCTCTTCAAATTCAGCCTTGGGGGCTTTGGTGGGTGGGGGATTCAACCAAAACCCAGGTAATGTGAGACTGAACCATCCTGGTGGAGGGGGAACAGTGGGCCAACAGGGTGCGGAGTATGGTAAAAAGTCAGGGTCAACTTACCCTTTTGATACTGACAGGCGTCTTCAGTACAACGTAGTTGGGGGGACATCTGCAGCATCAGCTACTGCCGGTGATGGACAGTACTCAGTGATTAACACTCAggcaaaaaacatgaacaatgtTGGTTTTCAGAGAGATTTCTATGGGCATGATATACTGGGGCAACAAGCTGGATTTAGTGTCAATGAGCAGAACATGAATGTTTATAACTCTACTGGGCATAAGGAGCAATGGAAAGGCCCCGCTAACTTGAGTCACACTGGAAAGGTGGATATAGTTTCTAATGCTGCCAATGTGTGGACTGCAGCTGGGAAGCCAATTTGGCCCAGAACGGAACTGTATAACCCAGAGGAGCCAACCCCTGACCCCAAGTTCAATCCCAATAGTGGGGTTTCCTCATTTGGTTCAAGTGGCACGCAGGGGTTTGGGGGCTACCAGCCCCTGCATGGAAGTGAGGAAACCCTATCTTCAGGTGCCAGGACACTTCAGCCTTACCAAGTCAACGATTACCATGCCGTCACACCCACTCAACTGCCACACCAGTGTAGCATCTGTGACAAGAAGGTCTACAACCTCAAG GACTGGGACCAGCACGTGAAGGGAAAACTACACCTGCAGAACCGAACATTGTATACAAACGAAAG CTCCGCAGTGGTATCAGCTGGAGCTGTTCACTACGCTGTCGGCAGGCCTTCTGATGGAGGTCTGAACACCGGTACGACGAACTCCATGGTCTACTCTGCTGCAAGTCAAG ATGTATCCTCAGGAGCCAATACATCATACTTGCCAGCTATAGCCATGAAGACTTATCCCATGTCAGACACAGGATTTGCCTCACACCAGCCAGAGTCAAAG CCATTCCCACCCAGAAAGGCCACAGCAGGGCGAGTCGTTCACATCTGCAACCTCCCTGAAGGCAGCTGCACAGAGAATGATGTCATCAACCTGGGACTACCCTTTGGCAAAGTCACCAACTATATCCTCATGCGCTCTACCCATCAG GCATTTCTGGAGATGGCGTATGTTGAAGCAGCTCAGGCCATGGTTCAATACTACCAACTTACTCCAGCTATGATTAACAATCAGAAACTTCTTATACGAATGTCTAAGAGGTACAAGGAGCTGCAACTTAAG AAACCAGGTAAAGATGTTCAATCGATCATCCAGGATATCAGCTCTCAGCGGGAGATGAATGAGATGCAAGAACTTGAACA CTACGTGCCAGAGAGAGCACGCTCCCGCAGCCCCATCAGCCGCTCTCTGAGTCCTCATTCCCACAGCCCCAGTTTTACATCATGCAGCTCAGCCCACAGCCCCCAGGGGGCACAATGCAGGGGTCCGGAGAGAGGCAGCAATGGCCTGGGCCCCCGCCAGGGCTCTTGGGATTGGTCATCACACTTAAGAAGGGGTGAGGACGAAAGGGAGAGGGATGACCCATGGAGGAACGGGGGCAGCGCAGATGACGATCGGTCTAATGGACGGGCATCTGACCGTCGGAAGGCTTACCAGAAACCCCTGGATCATATCAGCTTGAGATCTGGAGAtgagcgaggaggaggaggagaagggatgAGGGGCAACAGAGACTGGCACCCACGAGCCAGCCCTCAAGGCGTGTCCTTTAACTCTTACAGGAACATGGAGGACGACTTCTACATGAAGGAACAAATGTACAAGTCTGACAAGCAACCCAGACCGCCATACCAAAGGCACGATACAAAGCCAAAGCGGAGGGATGGTGGTGACTACCACAGTAGATCGAGGCATTCTGAGTTTGAGATGACCGAGGAGCCACTTCGCAGAACACTAGAAGACAAGAGACAGAGTTCACCAGACAGGGGCAGGAGCAAAAAGACAAGCAGGAGGCACACCACTGCGGAAAaacatgagagagaaaatgCTACTGAAAACACT GATCGCCAgtcaaaagaaaaatctgtgtCACCTCAGCAAAGCAATAAGCCAAAAGAAGCTACTGAGTGTGGTAAAGGCGGAGACACT GTGAAGGAGTGGGAAAGTGGAGCTGACACTGATGAAGAGTGTTGGTATCCTAAGAACATGGAGGAACTGGTCACTGTAGATGAAGTGGGGGGAGAAGATGATTCCATTATTGAGCCAGACCTTCCTGAGCTGGAAAAGTATGCATCCTGCCCAAAAGAGTCTACAGAGAAAGAAGCAGTGGAGGAGCATGCATTACCacctacctcctcctcctcggagGCACAGGAGACATCTAATGAAAAGTCTAACCAGGAGAAGTTCTGTGAGGATGCTGGAGACCAGGCAGAAACATATGTAGCTGAGAAACCAGGGAATGTTTTAACTGCAACCAGTCCTGAAGACCAGAAACTCAGTCCAGTGGCTCCTGAGCCACCAATCACCAACCTTAGTGACTTCCCCAGTGAGGAGTTCAAGGCTGCACTAGAGGAGACATGTTTAGAggataaaataaccaaaagCAGGTCATCTGAAGCGCAAATGGAAAATCAAATTTATGTATCGGAGGACAGCGAAACCCTGGAAGTAGGACAGGTCTCGGAAACAATCAATAATGGGGTTCAACGCAAGAAAG AGATTGAGGCCCCCTCGCCATCTCATGAGCAAGACAAAGCTGTCAGTGAACACAGCATCTCTTTGG GAGTGGAGTTCATTGTGCCAAAGACCGGCTTCTACTGTAAACTCTGTGGACTGTTCTATACAAGTGAGGAGACTGCAAAGACCACTCACTGCCGCAGCACTGTACACTACAGGAACCTACAG AAATACCTGTCCCAGCTGGCAGAGGAGAGTCTATCGGGCGCACTTACTGAACCCTCAGCTGCACAGTGA
- the rbm20 gene encoding RNA-binding protein 20 isoform X1 — MLGKGQSGGYPPETTSELLQRPAPTAEARRDCSTCAHPKGILLSSTRISAVPVDSADKKDFPVGGQLPGGVQAGLQQQNQQLLLTPASLQLAQLQAQLTLHRLKLAQGGNTATAATVLNQVLSNVAMSQPLFNQLRTSTMVGNPQGAFPTGVLGFPSSNSALGALVGGGFNQNPGNVRLNHPGGGGTVGQQGAEYGKKSGSTYPFDTDRRLQYNVVGGTSAASATAGDGQYSVINTQAKNMNNVGFQRDFYGHDILGQQAGFSVNEQNMNVYNSTGHKEQWKGPANLSHTGKVDIVSNAANVWTAAGKPIWPRTELYNPEEPTPDPKFNPNSGVSSFGSSGTQGFGGYQPLHGSEETLSSGARTLQPYQVNDYHAVTPTQLPHQCSICDKKVYNLKDWDQHVKGKLHLQNRTLYTNESSAVVSAGAVHYAVGRPSDGGLNTGTTNSMVYSAASQDVSSGANTSYLPAIAMKTYPMSDTGFASHQPESKPFPPRKATAGRVVHICNLPEGSCTENDVINLGLPFGKVTNYILMRSTHQAFLEMAYVEAAQAMVQYYQLTPAMINNQKLLIRMSKRYKELQLKKPGKDVQSIIQDISSQREMNEMQELEHYVPERARSRSPISRSLSPHSHSPSFTSCSSAHSPQGAQCRGPERGSNGLGPRQGSWDWSSHLRRGEDERERDDPWRNGGSADDDRSNGRASDRRKAYQKPLDHISLRSGDERGGGGEGMRGNRDWHPRASPQGVSFNSYRNMEDDFYMKEQMYKSDKQPRPPYQRHDTKPKRRDGGDYHSRSRHSEFEMTEEPLRRTLEDKRQSSPDRGRSKKTSRRHTTAEKHERENATENTDRQSKEKSVSPQQSNKPKEATECGKGGDTVKEWESGADTDEECWYPKNMEELVTVDEVGGEDDSIIEPDLPELEKYASCPKESTEKEAVEEHALPPTSSSSEAQETSNEKSNQEKFCEDAGDQAETYVAEKPGNVLTATSPEDQKLSPVAPEPPITNLSDFPSEEFKAALEETCLEDKITKSRSSEAQMENQIYVSEDSETLEVGQVSETINNGVQRKKEIEAPSPSHEQDKAVSEHSISLGVEFIVPKTGFYCKLCGLFYTSEETAKTTHCRSTVHYRNLQKYLSQLAEESLSGALTEPSAAQ; from the exons cATCAGTGCGGTGCCTGTCGACAGTGCCGATAAGAAGGACTTCCCGGTTGGGGGCCAGCTGCCAGGTGGTGTGCAGGCGGGGCTTCAACAGCAgaaccagcagctcctcctgaCCCCAGCCAGCCTCCAGCTCGCTCAGCTCCAGGCACAGCTTACCCTCCATCGCCTCAAACTGGCTCAGGGGGGCAATACAGCCACTGCTGCCACTGTTCTCAATCAGGTCCTTTCCAATGTCGCCATGTCCCAACCCCTGTTCAATCAGCTACGGACTTCGACTATGGTTGGGAACCCTCAGGGTGCCTTCCCCACGGGGGTGCTAGGTTTTCCCTCTTCAAATTCAGCCTTGGGGGCTTTGGTGGGTGGGGGATTCAACCAAAACCCAGGTAATGTGAGACTGAACCATCCTGGTGGAGGGGGAACAGTGGGCCAACAGGGTGCGGAGTATGGTAAAAAGTCAGGGTCAACTTACCCTTTTGATACTGACAGGCGTCTTCAGTACAACGTAGTTGGGGGGACATCTGCAGCATCAGCTACTGCCGGTGATGGACAGTACTCAGTGATTAACACTCAggcaaaaaacatgaacaatgtTGGTTTTCAGAGAGATTTCTATGGGCATGATATACTGGGGCAACAAGCTGGATTTAGTGTCAATGAGCAGAACATGAATGTTTATAACTCTACTGGGCATAAGGAGCAATGGAAAGGCCCCGCTAACTTGAGTCACACTGGAAAGGTGGATATAGTTTCTAATGCTGCCAATGTGTGGACTGCAGCTGGGAAGCCAATTTGGCCCAGAACGGAACTGTATAACCCAGAGGAGCCAACCCCTGACCCCAAGTTCAATCCCAATAGTGGGGTTTCCTCATTTGGTTCAAGTGGCACGCAGGGGTTTGGGGGCTACCAGCCCCTGCATGGAAGTGAGGAAACCCTATCTTCAGGTGCCAGGACACTTCAGCCTTACCAAGTCAACGATTACCATGCCGTCACACCCACTCAACTGCCACACCAGTGTAGCATCTGTGACAAGAAGGTCTACAACCTCAAG GACTGGGACCAGCACGTGAAGGGAAAACTACACCTGCAGAACCGAACATTGTATACAAACGAAAG CTCCGCAGTGGTATCAGCTGGAGCTGTTCACTACGCTGTCGGCAGGCCTTCTGATGGAGGTCTGAACACCGGTACGACGAACTCCATGGTCTACTCTGCTGCAAGTCAAG ATGTATCCTCAGGAGCCAATACATCATACTTGCCAGCTATAGCCATGAAGACTTATCCCATGTCAGACACAGGATTTGCCTCACACCAGCCAGAGTCAAAG CCATTCCCACCCAGAAAGGCCACAGCAGGGCGAGTCGTTCACATCTGCAACCTCCCTGAAGGCAGCTGCACAGAGAATGATGTCATCAACCTGGGACTACCCTTTGGCAAAGTCACCAACTATATCCTCATGCGCTCTACCCATCAG GCATTTCTGGAGATGGCGTATGTTGAAGCAGCTCAGGCCATGGTTCAATACTACCAACTTACTCCAGCTATGATTAACAATCAGAAACTTCTTATACGAATGTCTAAGAGGTACAAGGAGCTGCAACTTAAG AAACCAGGTAAAGATGTTCAATCGATCATCCAGGATATCAGCTCTCAGCGGGAGATGAATGAGATGCAAGAACTTGAACA CTACGTGCCAGAGAGAGCACGCTCCCGCAGCCCCATCAGCCGCTCTCTGAGTCCTCATTCCCACAGCCCCAGTTTTACATCATGCAGCTCAGCCCACAGCCCCCAGGGGGCACAATGCAGGGGTCCGGAGAGAGGCAGCAATGGCCTGGGCCCCCGCCAGGGCTCTTGGGATTGGTCATCACACTTAAGAAGGGGTGAGGACGAAAGGGAGAGGGATGACCCATGGAGGAACGGGGGCAGCGCAGATGACGATCGGTCTAATGGACGGGCATCTGACCGTCGGAAGGCTTACCAGAAACCCCTGGATCATATCAGCTTGAGATCTGGAGAtgagcgaggaggaggaggagaagggatgAGGGGCAACAGAGACTGGCACCCACGAGCCAGCCCTCAAGGCGTGTCCTTTAACTCTTACAGGAACATGGAGGACGACTTCTACATGAAGGAACAAATGTACAAGTCTGACAAGCAACCCAGACCGCCATACCAAAGGCACGATACAAAGCCAAAGCGGAGGGATGGTGGTGACTACCACAGTAGATCGAGGCATTCTGAGTTTGAGATGACCGAGGAGCCACTTCGCAGAACACTAGAAGACAAGAGACAGAGTTCACCAGACAGGGGCAGGAGCAAAAAGACAAGCAGGAGGCACACCACTGCGGAAAaacatgagagagaaaatgCTACTGAAAACACT GATCGCCAgtcaaaagaaaaatctgtgtCACCTCAGCAAAGCAATAAGCCAAAAGAAGCTACTGAGTGTGGTAAAGGCGGAGACACT GTGAAGGAGTGGGAAAGTGGAGCTGACACTGATGAAGAGTGTTGGTATCCTAAGAACATGGAGGAACTGGTCACTGTAGATGAAGTGGGGGGAGAAGATGATTCCATTATTGAGCCAGACCTTCCTGAGCTGGAAAAGTATGCATCCTGCCCAAAAGAGTCTACAGAGAAAGAAGCAGTGGAGGAGCATGCATTACCacctacctcctcctcctcggagGCACAGGAGACATCTAATGAAAAGTCTAACCAGGAGAAGTTCTGTGAGGATGCTGGAGACCAGGCAGAAACATATGTAGCTGAGAAACCAGGGAATGTTTTAACTGCAACCAGTCCTGAAGACCAGAAACTCAGTCCAGTGGCTCCTGAGCCACCAATCACCAACCTTAGTGACTTCCCCAGTGAGGAGTTCAAGGCTGCACTAGAGGAGACATGTTTAGAggataaaataaccaaaagCAGGTCATCTGAAGCGCAAATGGAAAATCAAATTTATGTATCGGAGGACAGCGAAACCCTGGAAGTAGGACAGGTCTCGGAAACAATCAATAATGGGGTTCAACGCAAGAAAG AGATTGAGGCCCCCTCGCCATCTCATGAGCAAGACAAAGCTGTCAGTGAACACAGCATCTCTTTGG GAGTGGAGTTCATTGTGCCAAAGACCGGCTTCTACTGTAAACTCTGTGGACTGTTCTATACAAGTGAGGAGACTGCAAAGACCACTCACTGCCGCAGCACTGTACACTACAGGAACCTACAG AAATACCTGTCCCAGCTGGCAGAGGAGAGTCTATCGGGCGCACTTACTGAACCCTCAGCTGCACAGTGA